The following is a genomic window from Neurospora crassa OR74A linkage group III, whole genome shotgun sequence.
GTCTACGTCTTGCGTTTCTTCATCGGTCTCGCCGAAAGTGTATTCTACCCGGGCATGCAATACATTATCGGCTCATGGTACCGCAAAGATGAACTGGCCAAGCGATCTTGCGTCTTCCATGCCAGTGGCGCCATAGGCACCATGTTCTCCGGGTATCTTATGGCGGCAGTCCACAAGAAACTAGCCGGCGTCGGAGGATTCAAAGGCTGGCAGTGGCTGTTCATCATTGACACGGTCATCTCCCTGCCCATCGCCATCTCAGGCTTCTTCCTCATGCCAGACCTGCCCGAGATCACCAAAGCGTGGTACTTCTCTGCGGACGAGATTACCTTGGCCAAGGAGCGTATGCGTCTCGAAGGTCGTGCTCCTAGAGCGCCATACACCAAGGCCAAATTCAAAAAGATCTTCTCCAGCTGGCACATCTACCTCCTCACTGCACTTTacatcttcttcaacaatGGTAACGGAGCCTCCGGCCAGCCAGCTTTCCAGCTGTGGCTCAAGTCGAAGGGACACCCTATCACCGAAGTGAACACTAATCCGACAATCACGGCCGCCATCACTGTGATCACGACGCTCATCTACGCCTGGACGTCTGATACTGTGTTCCGCGGTGCTAGATGGCCGCCCATTGTCTTTTCGGGTCTGGTGAACATTGTGATCTACTCCAGTCTAGCAGCCTGGAACATCCCCGACGGTTGGAAATGGGCCTGCTTTTTTCTGGCGGGCTTCGGCGGAGGTATCAGTGGACTGACGTTTGCTTGGGCGCATGAAATCTGCGGCGACGACAACGAGGAAAGAGCGCTGGTGACGGGCACCATGAACGAGATGGCCTATGTCATTCAGGCGTGGCTGCCCTTGCTGATTTGGCAACAAGTGGAGGCGCCGGTGTACCACAAGGGGTATATGACCTCTATTTTTATTGCCGTGGCAATGATACTCACTGCGGTCTTGGTCAGGTTTTTACATCACAAGGAACGAGCAAGAAAGCTGCTTGCCGAAGAGCCAAATGCTTGAAGTGGCCGATAGCGGCTGATAGTAAGAGACTGTGTACAGGTATATACGGGCAGGTAGAAACGAATATGTTGCTATCCCGATGGCACCCCGAGTTTCCCGTAACGCATGAACAAAACTAAAGAACTTGAACCGATGATAGTTAGGCGTTGATAACGGGATGTTGCCGCGCAAGCTTCAAAAACTGAGTGTGCTAGACGAACTGAAGAcgtctagaggtagttgcTCCAGAATATCTCCCTTGCGTAgtcaggtagaggtacgttccgatgctggtttgtttgtcaGCCTGGTGCACTAGGTACTTCTGGTAGTGTGCACTGGGCGAAATGTATCCCGAATAGTCCCAAAGCTTACAAGGAAAAGCTAAAATGGCTGAGTACGGATCATAAAGCCATTGACAAAATTTGATGTGACCTACTGAACACCATTTCCAAGGGTACCTAGATCACACATTTGTTGGATATTCAAACGCATGAGAAAGTTGACCTGAGGTTTTGAGGTAACAAACACACCAGTACTGGACTGTACGCGAGAATCCTGGTCGTCTCGGTGTTGAACTTTTGTCAACGAGTGAGGCGGATTGTAATGTTGACTGACGTGCAGCTGAAATGGTATCTCGTCATCCAAGGGGATATGGTGTAAGGTTGTCGTCGTGCGGGGGTCACTAGTCAGATGTACCAATGTCGGCTTTTATTTGTGATAACCATCTGTCGCCTATTGATACGCAATCAGATCAAAGATGGCGTGCTCTGTCAATCCTTACTGAATGAGACGACTTGACGGCACGGAGGAACACATTCGGCCGCGGGATACCTCGATGGTGTTAAGGAGATATAATGACAATAAACACTTCGGGGGTTGTCGCGTAGATAATGTCCTTAGGTATCCAATAAAGCAGTCTACGACTTGACATCATTCTCCCTGTTGGCCATCACATCGTCTTGCCTTTAACATCAATATCATGTCCGCCGCAACAGCGGGATTCCCTCATGCCTGTGTTCCCCATCTGTCCCTAcagaccgaccgaccgacccaTCTTGGACGTCAAATACCCCAAGCTATGCCTCTCATCGTGGATACCGACTTCCAATCCGGTTCACCAAATGCAGAATCTCGATTTGGGAAGCACAAGTCGGTGGCGGTGATAGGCTCAGGCATCAGCGGAGTCTGTGCTGCTGCTCATCTTCTCAAATATGGACTCTCCGTGACCGTCTTTGAACGGTCCAACGGCGCCGGCGGTGTATGGAAGTTCGACGAACGCCCACCGGAAGACCCCCCGTATATTTACCGTCCACCGTCCATCGGAGATCAGCAGCACATCCCCCCAGGTGCCGTTTTTGACGGTGGGGACGCGAAGTTGTCGAATCTTGAAGTACGATTCGCGCCACCGAGCCCATGTTATGTCGGTCTAAAGACCAATGTCCCAACACCACTGATGGGAACTACGTTAGGGAATTGGCCCGAGGGGAGTCCGGCATCGGTCAGCCATTCCGCTGCTCTCCAATACATCCGGTCTCTAGCCAAAAGATCCGGATTGGATGCAGTGACGGAGTTCCACACTCGAGTTGAGGATGTCAGAAAGACAAGCGACGGTTCGAAATGGAGGATCACTACCCTCGCGCTGGAAATTGAAGACGGGACCCTTAGCGCTCGGTTCACAGAGAAAGTCAGGGATTTTAATCTGGTTGTCGTCGCTTCGGGGCATTACAATATGCCGCGTATTCCGCAAATCGAAGGCTTGAAAACGTGGAAGGACTCTTTTCCCGATAGGGTTATTCACTCGAAGAGGTACCGGAATCCTGAGAAGTACCGGAACCAGAACGTGCTCGTGATTGGAGCCGGCGTGTCCGCTACAGACGTCTGTAAAGAACTCGGCGAGGTGTCTCATAAAACGTACCAGAGCACTCGCAACGGACGCTTTGACCTTCCGGCGAGTGTACTGCCTCCAAACGCCGTCCGAGTAGCGTCAGTGGAGAAGTTTGTCCCTCTAGAGGCAAAGATTGAAGGGGAAGAGCCGACACTCGGGAATAATCAGCCGATACCCGGGTCTGTTGTTCTCACGGACGGAACAATCCTACAAGATATTCATCAAATAGTATTAGCCACTGGATACATTGTGTCCTACCCCTTTCTCCCGCAGTTGCACTCCGACACGGCTGTTGATGCCGATCCTGACAACGAGCTGGTTGTGACATCGGACGGCATTATGACGCATAACCTCCATCAGGATATCTTTTACATCAACGACCCGACGCTGGCGTTCATTGGTGTTCCCTACCACGTCGCGACCTTTTCACTTTTCGACTTCCAGGCCCAGGCGTTGGCGAGGGTGTTCGCTGGTAGGGCAAAACTGCCGACGCAAGAAGACATGCGAAGAGAATATGAGAAGCGTGTGGAGGAAAAGGGGCGGGGACGTTTCTTCCATTCCTTGGTAACACCTGGGCATGAGATCGCGTATGTCAGAGATCTCGCGGAATGGGTAAACGGCTACGTAAAGGAAACGGGCGGCGAGCCCATGCCGGTTCATTCGGAGGAATTTTTGAACGAATATCAAGTGTTGAAAAGCAGGTTAAGGGGCCTGTACCCGGAAGTTGCCAAGAATGATGGGGAATTGCAGGAATAACGGCTTGAAAGTAATGTTCGCTGTTGGGGTCCATCGCTGGTTTATTTCACTGTCAACTAGACGATGGGAATATCTTTGTTTTTGTCTCTTGTGCAGCCACTGATTCAGTGTACACCATGTCCTGGTTGGTTCGATGTATCCGTGATGAAAGATGCTCGATATGGGGGAATGACGCCATGTCGGCCGCTTGTTGGGAGGTGCTTTTCAGTGAGTCGATGAGAATGATGACGATTATGTATGCGGCTTCGAGAATGTGGTTGGAAAAGAATGAAAAGAAACCCAAAATTgtgaaagaaacaaaaaagatgaaagaaataaaaagaaattcaACGACCTTCTCGGATTCCCCCATGTGGACCGTGCACATAACAGTGGAGGAAGGTGCAAACTCCTGAAATCGTAAGTTACCGTTGGAAAGTGGGAATTCAAACGAAGTCAACAAAATCAAACAAAGCAAACAAAGCCCAGCCAGCTGCCACACGTTAATGGGTCCTCTGAAACGTGGGACAGTTCAGTCCTCATCTTTTGTTCCTGTCATTGTTGAAAACTCGTTCATTCGCACACCAGGAAACCCACTTTCGCGGAAAAACATCAGGCAACTTAGCAAAAAGGTCATCGAGTCG
Proteins encoded in this region:
- a CDS encoding pantothenate transporter, with protein sequence MSKSTDSGVVTEGDLRGPSSSLKSSRHEYTSDSQTTELVQEQPKRSWRSYVWDTLDKSPQERRFLFKLDAVILTLASLGYFIKYLDQVNITNAFVSGMKEDLKLFGNELNYMQTCWTVGYVIGEIPSNILLTRIRPSIWIPACEVVWAILTILLAKCKTTTQVYVLRFFIGLAESVFYPGMQYIIGSWYRKDELAKRSCVFHASGAIGTMFSGYLMAAVHKKLAGVGGFKGWQWLFIIDTVISLPIAISGFFLMPDLPEITKAWYFSADEITLAKERMRLEGRAPRAPYTKAKFKKIFSSWHIYLLTALYIFFNNGNGASGQPAFQLWLKSKGHPITEVNTNPTITAAITVITTLIYAWTSDTVFRGARWPPIVFSGLVNIVIYSSLAAWNIPDGWKWACFFLAGFGGGISGLTFAWAHEICGDDNEERALVTGTMNEMAYVIQAWLPLLIWQQVEAPVYHKGYMTSIFIAVAMILTAVLVRFLHHKERARKLLAEEPNA
- a CDS encoding dimethylaniline monooxygenase; this translates as MSAATAGFPHACVPHLSLQTDRPTHLGRQIPQAMPLIVDTDFQSGSPNAESRFGKHKSVAVIGSGISGVCAAAHLLKYGLSVTVFERSNGAGGVWKFDERPPEDPPYIYRPPSIGDQQHIPPGAVFDGGDAKLSNLEVRFAPPSPCYVGLKTNVPTPLMGTTLGNWPEGSPASVSHSAALQYIRSLAKRSGLDAVTEFHTRVEDVRKTSDGSKWRITTLALEIEDGTLSARFTEKVRDFNLVVVASGHYNMPRIPQIEGLKTWKDSFPDRVIHSKRYRNPEKYRNQNVLVIGAGVSATDVCKELGEVSHKTYQSTRNGRFDLPASVLPPNAVRVASVEKFVPLEAKIEGEEPTLGNNQPIPGSVVLTDGTILQDIHQIVLATGYIVSYPFLPQLHSDTAVDADPDNELVVTSDGIMTHNLHQDIFYINDPTLAFIGVPYHVATFSLFDFQAQALARVFAGRAKLPTQEDMRREYEKRVEEKGRGRFFHSLVTPGHEIAYVRDLAEWVNGYVKETGGEPMPVHSEEFLNEYQVLKSRLRGLYPEVAKNDGELQE